A part of Primulina eburnea isolate SZY01 chromosome 10, ASM2296580v1, whole genome shotgun sequence genomic DNA contains:
- the LOC140842912 gene encoding probable U3 small nucleolar RNA-associated protein 11: MHLRRKFGLLEKHKDHVIRARAYHQKEQTLLKLKEKEALRNPDEFYFKMIKTKTVGEVHKPESQANKYTNEELMLMKTQDIAYILQKLQTEKKKIERLDGMLHSLDNQSSSKHVYYADNREEATAVRKKVSEQGNPSAFKDLPEVILRY; the protein is encoded by the exons ATGCATTTGAGAAGGAAATTTGGGCTGCTCGAAAAACATAAAGATCATGTCATTCGTGCACGAGCCTATCACCAAAAGGAGCAGACTTTACTG AAACTTAAAGAAAAAGAAGCATTGAGGAACCCAGATGAATTTTACTTCAAgatgattaaaacaaaaactgttggCGAAGTCCATAAACCTGA GAGCCAGGCTAATAAGTACACTAACGAAGAGCTGATGTTGATGAAGACCCAAGACATTGCATATATTTTGCAGAAGCTTCAAACTGAAAAAAAG AAAATTGAAAGACTTGATGGTATGCTGCATTCTCTTGACAATCAGTCATCATCCAAACATGTTTATTATGCCGACAATAG GGAGGAGGCAACAGCAGTACGCAAAAAAGTTTCAGAACAAGGGAACCCATCAGCTTTTAAAGATTTGCCTGAAGTTATTTTGAGGTACTGA